Genomic segment of Natronoarchaeum philippinense:
CGCGCTCGTCGATCAGTTGTTCGACGCTGTCGCGGTTCTCCCGGAACTGGTCTGCCTCGCGCTCGGCTTCGACGAGGTCGGTCGCAGTCTCGATGTCGTCCTCGACGGTTTCGAGGTCGGCTTCGAGCGCCTCGCGCTCTGCGTCGAGCTCCTCGACGCGCGCTTTGTCGTCGTCGAGCGTATCGACGTGGGGAGAGTCCTCGACCGGCTGGCCACACTCGGGACACTTGCCTTCCGCCAGCAACTCTTCGGCCTCTTCGACCTTCGAGCGGGCGGTCTGTAGTTCGGCGCGCACGTCGGCGAGTTCGTCTTCGAGGTCGTCCTTTTCCTCGCGGAGTTCCTCGCGGTGGGCTTCGGCGTCGCCGAACTCGACCGGGGCGTCCTCGAAGCGGTCTTTCGCAGCCTCGATCTCGTCGTCGATCGCGTCGAGTTTCTCGCGGCGCTCGGCGAGCGTCGCTTCGTCGTCGTCGAGGTCGGCGTCGAGGTCGTCGGCTTCCTCGCGCTTCTCGGCGGCGGTCGATTCGAGTTCGTCGGCGCGCTCGCGGGCGTTCTCGGCGTCGCTCGCGTACTCTTGGATCTCGACGTTCAGCGCTTCGAGGTCGTCGCGGAGCTGCTCGTCCTCCTCGCGGAGGTCGTCGACGGTGTCCTCGACTGCCTCGACGAGGTCGTCGGAGCCAGTGCTGGACGCCGATGCGTCCGCGCCGAGGTCGCCGGCGTCTTGCGCGTTTGCGAGCAGTTCGTCACGCTGCTCGCGCAGGTCGTCGCGGCGCTCGCGCTTCGTTGCGAGTCGGTCTTGGAGCCGGTCGCGCTCGGCTTCAGTCTCGCGGATCGTCGCCTCTAGCTCGTCGATGTCCTCGGCGAGGTCGTCGATCTCGTCGCGTTTCTCCTCGAACTCGTCGAGGACCGATTCGGCGTCCTGCTTCGTCTCGCGGGCGGTTTCGAGTTGGCCTTCGATCCGCTCGATCTCGCCGGCGACCTCGTTGCGCGCGCTTTCGAGCTCGTTGAGCCGGTCGTGGAGACCCTTCTCCTCTTTGGCCTCGATCTGGTCGTCGATCTCGTCGACGTTCCCGCGGAGCTCGCTCAGCACGTCTTTGACCGCCAGCCGCGCCTCGCTGGCGCGCTCGCGGTACTCCTCCAGTTTGCCGAGCTGGAGCAGATCGTCGATCATATCTTGCCGGTCGCTCGGCGAGGCGTGGATCAGCTTGTTGACCTCGCCCTGCCGGACGTACGCGCAGTTGACAAAGGCCTCGGCGTCCATCCGCAGCAGATCGGCGACGTGTCCCCGCACCGCGCGGGCGCCCTCGATCGTCTCCTCCGGCGTTTCGAGGACGCACTTTGCCGTCTGGGCACGGTCGCCCGAGATTCGGATGCGGCGCTCGATCCGGAACGACTCACCCCCGTGGTCGAAGGCAAGTTCGATCTCGGCGTCGTCGGCGCCGTTGGTCACTACGTCGTCGAGCGTCCGGTCGTCGAGTGCCTTCGAGCCGTACAGCGCGAAAAAACACGCCTCCAGCAGCGAGGACTTGCCGCTGCCGTTGACGCCGTGGATCACCGTCACGCCCTCGTCGAGTCGGAGGTCGGCGTCGCCGTAGCACTTGAAGTTCTCCAGACGGATATCGCGGAATTTCACAGGTACTCCTCCATGGATGACTGGGACTCGTCGTCCGCACTTTCGGTGGGCTCGTCGGCTGCGGTGTCGGCGTCTGCGGCGCTGGTATCGTCTGCGACTCGCTCGCCGTCGCTGTCGGCTGCGGTGTCGGCGTCGTCGCCGCGGGGCTCGTCGTCGCCGCCATCAGTGGCTGCGCTCTCAGCAGCGGCGTCCTCACCATCTGGTTCGGCGACGCCCTCGAACGCGTCGAGTCCGTCGTCCAGACGCTCCCGGATCTGGGTCTCGACGGTTTCGCGGACGTTCGAGTCGGCGACCTTGCTCTCGCGGACGGCCTCGTCGATGTCGCGGGCGGCAGAGCTGAGCCCGAGGTCGCGCAGGCGCTCGCGGACGGCGTCGTCGGGGTCGGCGAAGCTGACGCTGACATCGGACTGGTCGTCGATCTCCCGTCGGTCGTTGACGCGAGCGATCATCGCCCCGCGTTCGAGGGCGACCTCCTCGACGGCGGCGGGCGTGATCTCCTCGCCCTCGCCCTCGACGGTGACGATCACGACGGCGTCCTCGACATCGTGCTCGCGGACGCGCTCACGGACCCGCTCGGTTCCCTCGCCGTCTGCGAGTTCCACGTCGACGAAGCGGAACTCGCGCGTGTCGGCGACCGCGCGGCGAGTGATCGAGACGGCCTCGGTGCCGGCGGCGTCGGCATTCTCGAACCGGACGACGTTGTAGCCCCGATCGTCGCGCTCGCTGGCGCTGGCGCGCTCGGTCGACCCGCAGTAGGTGACCCACGCGCCTTCGAGTTCCTTCTTTCCGGGCGCATGGTTGTCGCCCAGCAGGACGGCGTCGAACGCGACGTTCGATTCGTCGAGTACCGTCTCGGTGTCCCAGTCGGCGTGGGCGAAGGGCTCGAACAGGCCGTGGCTCACCAGCGCCCGGTGGTCGGCGTCGGTCTGCTCGAACTCGTAGTCCAGATCGCCTCGGCGGGATTCGGGGACGAAATCGAGGCCGTAGAAGGCCGTGTCGCCGATCAGTTCGGGACTGGCGCCGAGTCGGGTTGCAAGGCCAAGATCCTCGAAGAGGTCGAGCCATTGGCCGTCGCGCTTGGTCTCGTGATTGCCGACCACCGCGAGGAACGGAACATCGGCGTCAGCGAGGTCCCGAAGCGCGGCGACGGTGCCCTGCAGGTCGCGCAGCTCCGGCCGGCGGTCGTGGAACAGGTCGCCGGCGTGAACGACGGCGTCGACATCGTCCTCGATCGCGTCGGCGACGACCCCCCGGAACGCGTCGAGGAAGTCCCGACGGCGCTCCGGCGAGTGATACTGCCTGTACCCGATGTGGGTGTCGCCGGTGTGGATCACCCGTGTCATTGTCAGGAGTTGACCGCGGCGTCTTAAATCGGTTCCGCGACCGGAGTGAAAGTGGACCACCGACGTGCGGGCTGGGTTGTCCTGTCACAGCGCCGGCCGGCGCTGTCGACGGGCTGTCCATTCGATTCGAGCCAGTGATTTGCAGTTTGATCCCGAAATAATTAAGACAGATAGGCATGAGAATCCCCCACAGTGGCTTCCCATCCGCGGCTCCGGTCGACCGACGACGTGACCCACTGGTGTGGCAACGTCTTCGAGGCGTTCGCCCTGACAGTCGGCGACGCCGTCGCGTGCCACGAAGTGCTCGACGACGCCGACGTGGGGACGGTGGACGGCCTCGTCCGTGCGGCTCGGAGCCACCCCTGTACTTTTCCGAACCCGATCGCGTTCGTCCGCGGCACGCTGCTGGCCTCGGCGCGCGGCGTCGACGCACCGGCCCGATACTGGGCGAACGCGCCGGAGGTGCATCTCGATTCGCTGTTTGCACCCTTTGACTGTCGCGTGACCGTCGAGTGGCGCGACGACGACACTCGTCGGATACTGCTCGAAGACGCCGACGGCACCGAGTTTCGGACGACGGTGACGTATCCGGAGACACCGCTTGGCCGGGACAACTATCCGGTGTTGCTCGCCGCGGTGAACCGCGATCTGCTCGACGGGACGGGCGTCGAACTGGTGTTGTTGGCTGGCCCGGCGGATCGCTGGCAGTACGCTCTCGGTGAGACGGCAGCACTCGATAAACTGCGCTCCCGGTACGGCGAGACGGTGCAGTTCGGCAACCGGCAACTGCTCGCCGACAACCAGCCCTCGGCGTACGTCCCAGAGGGCGACGGCGACGTGCCGACTCCCGACTGGGCGCTGGACGGGGCCGACGACACCGACAAGCAGTCACCGCGGTCGTCGGACGTATCGTTCGCGCAACTCGCCGAGCGTATCGAGCGTTCGGCCGAGTCGTTCGACGATGTCGACCCGGCTGACGGAAACGCCGATACGAGTGCCTCGGAACGGACGGCGACGAGCGGGAATGTTGAGACGTTGCTCTCCGACCTGTCGGATGTCTGGCCGCCCGGCGTTCCGACCACCGACATCATTGAGCCGAATAGCGACTCGACGCCGATGCTCGGGGCAGCCGCCGCCGACCCGGAACGAGTGGACGACGCGACGCCGATAGACGATCTTTTCGACGGTATCGAACGCGAGGTCACGTCGCAGTCTCGGGAATCAGGTGACGACGCAGACCGGTGCCGCCAGTCCGACTGCGCCGCAACGCTGGACGATATTTCGGACCAGCATGACGCCTTTCGGACCAGTGACGACCGGTCTGATACCGCTGACCGTTCCTGACGGGTCGCGCACGGGTAGAGTGTGTTCTCACACAAGTTGTAGTGAGTTCTCACTAGCTCGTCGTTCTCGTGGACTCAGTAAGAGAGATTTGCGCTATATCGGCTAGAGAGCGACTGCGACGCACGGATCACTCGATCGCCAGCGTGTAGAGTCGCTTTCGAGCGTCCGAGAAAGAAAACCGGGAGTCGACGACATCTTCTTCTTCGAGTCGATTCAGTGCGTATCGGACGGTTCGGGGCGGCAACAGCGTCTCCTCGGCGAGTTGGCTCTGGGTGAGCGTGTCGTTGTACTCCAGAACTTTCGCTACGAGCTTGGCGCTCGGAGGGAGATCACGAACGTCGTCCCAAGTCGCATCGCCATCTTCGGTATCCAGTCGCGCTGTCTCTGATGCACCCATCGTATGCCGGAGTAGCGGATACAGACTAATAATATTACCCATTCCAAGATATAACCTCAGGTTATCCACTGGCACGAGATATCGCAGAAATCGTCGTTTCGAGGCCTGTTGAAGCCGGTACGGTATATCGACCCTACCCGAAGCCTCTTATGAACCAACGCCCTAAGCCCGTGTGATGACCGATACTGTGGACGACGTCGACCTCCCCTACGACGAGGAGGACACGTCACAGCAGGAGAAAATAGAGGCTCTCCGCGAGCGTCTCGAAGTTCTGGAGTCCCAGAACGAAGAGATGCGCGACAAACTGCTGGACGCGAACGCGGAGAACAACAAGTACCAGCAGAAACTCGAACGGCTCACCCACGAGAACAAGAAACTCAAGCAGTCCCCGCTGTTCGTGGCGACCGTTCAGGAACTCACCGACGAGGGCGTCATCATCAAGCAACACGGCAACAATCAGGAGGCGCTCACCGAGGTTACCGAGGAGATGCGCTCGGACCTCGAACCCGACGACCGCGTCGCCGTGAACAACTCGCTGTCGGTCGTGAAGTCCCTCGAGGACGAGACCGACGTTCGCGCCCGCGTGATGCAGGTCGACGAGTCGCCGGAAGTCACCTACGAGGACATCGGCGGCATCGAAGAGCAGATCAACGAGGTCCGCGAGACCGTCGAGATGCCGCTGAAGAACCCCGGTGCCTTCGACGAGGTCGGCATCCAGCCGCCCAGCGGCGTCCTGCTGTACGGCCCGCCCGGCACCGGCAAGACGATGCTGGCCAAGGCCGTCGCCAACCAGACCGACGCCACCTTCATCAAGATGGCCGGCTCGGAGCTCGTCCACAAGTTCATCGGCGAGGGCGCGAAGCTGGTTCGGGACCTGTTCCAAGTTGCGCGCGACCACGAGCCCGCCGTGATCTTCATCGACGAGATCGACGCCATCGCCGCCAAGCGCACCGAGTCCAAGACCTCCGGCGACGCCGAGGTCCAGCGGACGATGATGCAGTTGCTCTCGGAGATGGACGGCTTCGAGGACCGCGGCGAGATCCGCATCATCGCGGCGACCAACCGCTTCGATATGCTCGACCGGGCGATTCTTCGCCCCGGCCGGTTCGACCGCCTCATCGAGGTGCCAAAGCCCGACACGGACGGCCGCGAGATCATCTTCCAGATCCACACCCGCGACATGAACGTCGCCGACGACGTGGACTTCGCGGAACTGGCGCGCATGGCCGACGAGGCGAGCGGCGCTGATGTTAAAGCGATCTGTACCGAGGCGGGGATGTTCGCCATCCGCGACGACCGCACCGATATCCGGATGGAGGACTTCGAGGAGGCGTGGCGGAAGATCCAGAAGGAAAGCGAAGACGAAGACATCTCCAAGACGTTCGCCTAAGCGGAACACGGGTTCCCGAATCAGGTCAGCGGCGTCGTCCACACCATTTTCGCGGGGCGGATCGCGGATTCGATTTGTCGTGCTCGTTCAGCGCCGGCCAAGCTACAAGATGTATCAGCGTGACGACGGCATATGGTCCCACGAGCGTTCCTCCAAACCACCCTCTGTGCCCTGTTCGTCGTCCCGCTCGTCGCCGTGGTCGCACCGGCCGGAGCAGCGCCGCCACCGCAGCCGCTCTGTGACGCCTGCGGGGAGAGCTTCGAGGAGCGGGTCGAAGACCGCGGCGTCGCCGTCGATGGCGAGTTCGTCATCTATCCAATCGAAGTCGACCGGAGCACGGCGGAAGTACGAGTCGGCAAGAACGGCACTGCCACGTGGACCGTCCGAAATCACCTCGACGACTCGGAGGGGACCGAGCAGTTGCGGTCGAACGCCAGCTACCGCACACGGATCGCAGACGGCGCGATGGGTGACGCCGAATTGCTCGATGCGACTGTCAGCCAGCCCAACGTTCTCACGTTGCGCTACCGCGAGAGCGGCTTCGCCGAGCAGTCGGTTCGCGGGACGCTCCGGTCGGGCGAGTTCACCAGTACGTACGGCTACCGGAACCTGCACGGACTGGGCGCCGATCGGCTTGTCGTCGTCGCACCGGATGGACACCGGATCGGACGAACTGTGTCGGACGCGACGGTCTCCGACGACGGCAGTCGGATGACCTTGACCGACCTCGACGAGCAGGGGATCGTCACGTTCGTCCCACGAGACGCCGCGCTCGGGGGGCTGTGGAGCCTGCTCGCCGTCGGTTCGCTGGCCGGACCGTCGATTGCGGTCAACGCGGTGGGGTTCCTTGTACCGTCGGTCGCGCTCTTTGCTGTCATCGTCGCGGTGAGTCCGAGTGTGTTCGCTGCGCTGGGACGCCGTTGGGGAGATGCGTCTGAACACCGACGACGTTGGGACGTGGGCTTGGTGCGTCGGGTACGGAACGCGCCCGGCGATAGCCTCGCTGCGGTAGGCGGACTCACGGTGGTGGCGTTGGTGGGGTTGGAGATGGTCGGCCCCGTCGGGCCGTCACTGCTCCCGATGCTCGGCGTCGGTATCACGTACGTGGCTCTCGGAGTGGCTGTGTCGCGTGGAATAGTTCGAAAGTGGACGAGCTACCGGAGCGCGGTCGTAATCGGAGCGCTCGGGGGCCTTGTCGCCGCGGCGAGCACCGTCGCCGCCGCAGCGGTGACCGGCCGATTGACGCCGTGGCTGCTATCGAATCTCCTCGTTCTCGTACCGATCTTCGCGCTCTTGCCGGCGGGGTATGCTGCTGGCCGCGGACGGCGTCGACTCGCGGTAGCGACAGCGACTGCCGGAATTGTCCTCGGTCTGTTGCCGGCGGTGCCGGTGACCGGTAGCGCAGTTCCAATCTTGTTGGCGCTCAATGCGACGGCGGTCGGCCTCAGCGCGGCTGTTGTCGGTGCGCCACTGCTGGTCCTCGGCGCGGTTCTCGGTAGCGGCCGGCGCGACGGCGAGCAGGAAATCGTCGAGGATCAGGTTGCAGAGAGCTGAGCGACGACGCCGCGCCGCTGACATCACGGACGCCGGCTTGGCCTGACGACAGCGCGTGCCCGACTACAGCAGGACAAACAGCGCGTAGGGGACGAGAAACAGTGCGGCGAACATCACCAGCAGGATAACGCCGTAGGCCACCGCGGTGCTGGCTGCAGTGAGCCATGCCGGGTGGTCGTACTTCTCGAATGCATCGATCGGCATACGTCTCCGTATGCGTGCGGGGAGTTAACAGTATTGGCACGGTCAACAACTGGCGGGTCGTTGGTTGATCGGACCAACTAGCGGTCGTTGGTCGATTTGACTTCGGCGTCGTCGAGGCGTCGCCGATCGGTCAGCCGCGCTTCGGATGGCAACCACCGCTGACCGCCTTCCGGACGGCTTTTAACGACTCCGCAACTACGGACCCGCAATGACGAAGATCGACGTGGTCGACAACCACGGCCAGTTCACGCATCTGGAGCAGCGCGCGCTCCGGGATATGGGCGTCGACGTGGAGCTTATCGACAACGAGACGCCGCCGGAAGAGATCGACGCCGACGGACTCGTGCTCTCAGGCGGACCGGATATCGACGATATCGGCCGCTGTGGCGAGTATCTCGATTTGGACGTGCCGGTGCTTGGCATCTGTCTGGGCATGCAGATCATCGCCGACGAGCTCGGTGGACGCGTCGGCGGCGGCGAGTACGGCGGCTACGCCGACGTAACCGTCGACGTGCTCGACGACGACGACCCGCTAACTGGCTCGCTCGCCCCTGAAACCCGAGTCTGGGCGAGCCACGCCGACGAGGTCAAAGAGCTCCCCGATGGCTTCACGCTCACCGGACAGAGCGACGTCTGCGACGTCGAAGCAATGAGCAACGCCGACCGGGATCTCTACGGTGTCCAGTGGCATCCCGAAGTCGCCCACACCGAAGAGGGCGAAGAGCTGTTCGAGAACTTCGTCGATATCTGCAACCGCTGAGAACTGCGGGCCGGCCGTGCTCGGATCCAGTCGATGCAAGCTCGGCTGCGTTCGGCCAAGCGGGACCGAAACCGGTCGACGCTATCTTTATTTTTCTCGTTCCCGAAGTTGACTCTATGACCGAGTCCGAGCGAAGCACTGCGGTCGTCGCCGCAGTGTGGATCGGATCGCTGTTGCTGTTCGCTCTCCCGGCGTTTCTGGCGACGGTCCATCTCGTCGACGCCGTTCTTGGGATCGCGAACCTCTCTGTTCCTCCCGCCGGTTGGCTGCTCGTCGACGCGATCGCGTTTCTGGTAGCGGTACAGGTCGCGACCGAAATCGCCGCTTGGCGACTCCACGGCGGCGGCTGGTTCCGGCGCGGCGGCCGGCGACTGCGGGCCGTGAGGATCGCGGTCGCGACGGGCATCTGCGTCGGCGCACTGACGCTGATCGCAGTCACGACGATCTGGCTGGTCGCGGCTGCAGCGACCGCCGGGGCCGGGAATGCTGTCATTGCGGGCATCGCACTGGCGTTCGTGATGGCGTTTGCGGCGAGCGCGGTGCTCACGGGGCGGGCGTTTCTGCGCGGCTATCGCCCTGACGGCCGCCTCGGCGGGCGTCCCGACTAGGGTCACATCGGAGCAGGTGTCGAAAAAGACGATCGTCGCCACGACATCTCGATGACGGCATCACCGAGACGGCGGCGTCACGCGTCGTCGAATAGCTCGTCGACGGCGGAGCGAGCGGCCAGCGCGGCGTCGTCGGCGATCCGGTCTTCGTCGGCGTCCGCGTCGGGCGCTTCGACGTACACGTCGACTTCGAGGATGCCGTCCTCGAACGTGACGCGGACATCGTAGTCGTCGACCGCGGATCGTTTCATGCGTGCAAAAATCACGCCTTCGGCCGCTTCCGCGGCCGCCTGAACGACTGCTTCGTCGGATGGCATCGGTCGCTTATGCGCCGCCGGGGCCCATGCCGCCCATCGGGCCGCCACCGCCGCCACCGCCGAGCATCTCCTGAAGCTCCTCCTGAAGCTCCTCGAACTGCTCCTGAACGCGCTCTTCCTGCTTGTCGAGCGTCTCGACGCGGATCTCGAGGTCGTTGACCGTCTCCTCGAGGTCGTCCTCGGCCTCGTCGTAGTCGGTCTCGACGAGCAGTTCGCCGACCTCGCGGTACATCACGGTGTCCTCGTCGATGTCCTCGAGCTCGTCGAGGGCCGTCTGGGACTCGCTGAGTTGTGTTTCGGCTTCTTCCTTCTGGACGGCGACTTCCTGAGCCGTCTCCTGAAGGTCCTGAAGCTGTTCGAGTTTCTCTTGTGCTTCCGGCGGCAGATTACCCTGCATACCTCTGAGGTAGTGGTCCGGACTGAAAAACCCCTGCATTATCGTCGACACAGTTCGGCAGGGCGCTCGTCGGCTATCAGTGCCCGGTCACGTCGCGATGCCGGGTGCTAGCCGCGATGCCGGGTGCTAGCCGCGATGCCGGGTGCTAGCCGCGATGCCGGGTGCTAGCATCCGGCAACGGTGCGACGCCGACGCTACGGCGTCGAACAGCAAAATGCAGATGTTAGGACGGCGAACGGGTACGGCCCACGTCGCACGTTTCCTCGGCGACGCCGACCAGTGATAGCCACGTGTTGGTCGCCGCACGGAGCGCAATCAGGTCGGCCGCCGCTACGTCGACGCGGACCGTTCGGCCGGTTCGTTCGAGAGCGACGCTGGAGCGGTCGTCGTCGATCTCGCCGATCTCTTGGCGGATGCTCCGCTCGACGATAGCAGCGGCCTCCGCAGAATCGTAGTCGAAATCGTACGTCGCCTGGTGGACGGGCGCGTCCATCTACTCGACGCCGACTTCCTTCACGTCGCGGCTCCGCTCTTTCAGGAGTACCCGGTGCCCGCAGTAGGGACAACGAACGCCGCCGTACTCGTCGAGTTCGACGTCGCGTTTACAGCGCGAGCACTTGTACGCCATCGTTACTCGTCCTCTGCGAGGGCGGCGCGAATCGATCGCTCGACGCTCTTTCCACCGGGCGTCTCCGGCCGGTAGGTGCCGCCGGCGAACTTGTGGTCACAGCGACGGCAGGCCCAGATGCCCGTGCCGGCGCGGTCGATAGTGTCGCCGCCACACTCCGGACAGGTGTGGTCGGCGTTCATGTCGTCTTCGATCTCCGAAATTCGCTTGCGGGCGACGCGGCCGTAGCGCGCGCCAAAGCGGCCCGCACTCCCGGTCCGTCCGTTCTTACCTTCGGCCATAGTACCGTGTGATAGCTCTACGGCACAGATAAACCCTTTGAGTCGTGGCGATCAGCGGAACTCGCGGTTGGCACGACGCACAAAGGCAAGGGATTCCGCGGCGACGAGACCTGTGGATATCGTCAGTCGTCGGTGGGTGTTCCCCAGACGTCGTCGGCGGTCGGAGGTGCGATAGTGAGTTCGTGTCCGACGAGTCCCGCAGCAGCCAACGCACCGAGGATAACTAGCGGCAACTGAGTGGTGGCGCCGCCGACGCCGACGAGCCGTTCGAGCACGGCGGCAAACTGCTCGATGACGAGTCCGCTCGCGGCGAGCACCGGCAACACCGCGAGCACGACATCGTATCTGGAGGCCATCTCTAATTACATGTAATTAGAGCCTCCCTTGTAAATGTGAGGAGTTTCGGGGGCACCATCCGTCGCCCGTGTTCACTGGACGTGCGTGTCACTTCACAGCAGTTTCCAGTCCCACCCCACCGTGTCGAGTGTTGTTCGTGTAGTTGCGTGGGGGCGTGATGGCGTACGTACGACCCTGTGTTTGGAGGGACACTCATTCCATTTAGAGGGACACCCACCCCACCGTGTCGCGTGTTCCGTCGAGAAGACGTGGGGGGTGGGGGCAGAGTTGACTCGGGCGACGTTCTGAGGAGAATATTATGAGACAGTAGACGAGAGACCCGCGACCGAGATTCGGTCCAAGGTACCCGAATATAGCAGTTTGTACCGTATTTGCAGTCTCTTTGTTTCGACGTAGAGGATCAGATAGCACCACCCCGTCACGAGCTCCGTTCCGATGCCGCGTCGTCGCGCGTTACAGTGTCTCCCACCCCACCATGTCGAGTGTTCTCGCGGAGAGGTACTGTGACATCGAAAATCGATCCACTCGTCGAAAACCGACCGGCTAGTGTGCCGTGAGATCGGTCTGTTCCGCCTGCCGCACGACGTTCGGAGGAAGGTCGACCGTTTCCAAGTCGTCGACCACGTCCGTGACCATCTCGACAGCGACATCGAGGTCGTACACGTAGTACTTCCCCCCGGCTCGTCCCTCGTTACGGGTGTTCCGGTGAAGGATACCCTGCATCGCTAAATCGGAGAGATGGTCGTGCATTCGGCGACGAACGAGTGGGTTGGTTCCAACGTACTCGGCTGCCGACCGATAACGTGGGTAGATCTCGCGCACGCGGGCGGGCGTCTCTTCTTCGAGCGCAAGGCTCAGGACGGCGACCAATGAGAGATGCCCATGCTGGGTCAGCTCGACCATACCCTGCTTGATCCGTCCGCGTTCGAGCGCACGCTGTGCGTCCCGGACGTGCTTTTCGGTGACCTGTGTAACGTCCTGCGAACGCGCGAGGTCGCCCGCTTTGTACAGTAGGTCGAGCGCCTGTCGCGCGCTGCCAGTGTCCTGTGCCGCGAGTGCGGCACACAGCGGTAGGACGCCCTCTGCGAGAACGTCTTCGTGTAATGCCTTGGCGGCCCGCTGGTCGAGAATGGACTCCAGTTCGCTGGCGACGTACGGCGAGAAGTGAATCTCTTCCTCACACAGCGCGTCCTTGACCTTCGGTGAAAGGCCACTTCGGAAGCTGAAGTCGTTGCTGATGCCGATAATGCCGGGCTTGCCGGCTGAGAGGTACCCGTTGGCACGTGCCCGTGGCAGCTCGTACAGTAGGTCGTCGTCGTCGCCGATGTGGTCGATCTCGTCGAGGACGATCAGCACCGTTCCGCCCAGCCGTTCGAGCTCGTCGTAGAGCATGTCGAAAATCTTCTGCTGGGGATAGCCCGTGGTGCTGATCTGCTCGCCGGGCGGTCGGAGTTCGTTCACCAGATTCGCGGCCACCTGATACGAACTCGTCAGGTTGTTGCAGTTCAACCAGACGATCGATAGATCGACATCGTCGTACTCTTCGACGTCCCGACGGAGATGATCGAGGAGAAAGCGCGTAGCGACCGTCTTCCCGACTCCAGTCTTCCCATAAAGGAAGATATTCCGCGGTTGGGCGCCGTTGACGACGGGCTGGAGCGCAGTCTTGTACGCGTCGAGCTCCTCGTCGCGCTCTTGGATCGAATCGGGCTGGTAGTCCTCGCGCAGGACATCCTCGTCACGAAATATTGTCGTGTCCCGATCGAACAGCGGCATTGGTCGTTATCTAGAACACGTCCTACATAAAACCGGCGTGTCGAGTGCGTCGCGTGATGTAAAATTTTAAATACCCCGACTCCCCCTCATGTCGAGTGTTCGGCGAGCAGTACAGGGTGAGCTTGGAAGACGAGCGGTCGGTTACTGCGTCGGGATGGGTTCCGGGGACGATCAACTCTAGCGATGATCGGTCAGTGACGCCCCCACCGCGTCGTGTGTTCCTCGACATCTCCATGTTCCCCGACATCTCCGTTCGTTCGGTACCACCTCGCAGTGAGA
This window contains:
- a CDS encoding DNA-directed RNA polymerase subunit P: MAYKCSRCKRDVELDEYGGVRCPYCGHRVLLKERSRDVKEVGVE
- a CDS encoding orc1/cdc6 family replication initiation protein, which translates into the protein MPLFDRDTTIFRDEDVLREDYQPDSIQERDEELDAYKTALQPVVNGAQPRNIFLYGKTGVGKTVATRFLLDHLRRDVEEYDDVDLSIVWLNCNNLTSSYQVAANLVNELRPPGEQISTTGYPQQKIFDMLYDELERLGGTVLIVLDEIDHIGDDDDLLYELPRARANGYLSAGKPGIIGISNDFSFRSGLSPKVKDALCEEEIHFSPYVASELESILDQRAAKALHEDVLAEGVLPLCAALAAQDTGSARQALDLLYKAGDLARSQDVTQVTEKHVRDAQRALERGRIKQGMVELTQHGHLSLVAVLSLALEEETPARVREIYPRYRSAAEYVGTNPLVRRRMHDHLSDLAMQGILHRNTRNEGRAGGKYYVYDLDVAVEMVTDVVDDLETVDLPPNVVRQAEQTDLTAH
- a CDS encoding 50S ribosomal protein L37ae, with translation MAEGKNGRTGSAGRFGARYGRVARKRISEIEDDMNADHTCPECGGDTIDRAGTGIWACRRCDHKFAGGTYRPETPGGKSVERSIRAALAEDE